The Amyelois transitella isolate CPQ chromosome Z, ilAmyTran1.1, whole genome shotgun sequence genome contains a region encoding:
- the LOC132904000 gene encoding uncharacterized protein LOC132904000: MDSFVKNIKSKISGNNLVDMMKEANVIDEDKIKEQQVRKALSNIDPNHELSIEDMASRLNDLPAARSKTKSKTQEAVDVAKSSLSVLQKFTGNKDEKKERKEEEPHPYLKEDNIFNLYDDFH, encoded by the exons atggatAGTTTTGTGAAGAACATTAAAAGTAAGATTTCTGGCAACAACCTGGTCGACATGATGAAAGAAG CCAACGTCATCGACGAAGACAAAATCAAGGAGCAGCAGGTCCGGAAGGCGCTCTCCAACATAGACCCCAACCACGAGCTGAGCATCGAGGACATGGCGAGCCGGCTCAACGACCTGCCCGCCGCCAGGTCCAAGACCAAGAGCAAGACGCAGGAGGCGGTGGACGTCGCCAAGTCCAGCCTCAGCGTGCTGCAGAAGTTCACGGGGAATAAAGACGAGAAGAAGGAACGCAAGGAAGAGGAGCCGCACCCCTACCTGAAGGAGGACAACATTTTCAACCTGTACGACGACTTCCACTAG